In Desulfatiglans anilini DSM 4660, a single genomic region encodes these proteins:
- the epmA gene encoding EF-P lysine aminoacylase EpmA produces the protein MSKNSLLQQPSSAVDRSALLRLRARLIQAARCFFLEDGFLEVETPVLIPGPAPETHIDAVPADGGFLQTSPELCMKRLLADGFDRIFQICKCFRRGERGRLHLPEFTMLEWYRLDADYRRLMTDCEELVGAVAEAFDSGPVLRYEGWSIDLTPPWERLTVAEAFTRHSPVPLEEALAADRFDEILVCHIEPRLGVARPVFLCDYPAALGSLSRLKPADPRWAERVELYIGGLELANGFSELTDAGEQCRRFREEASVRLRAGKDAYPAPERFLRDLEKLAGREAAGIALGIDRLVMLFTGRICVDDIVAFTPEDL, from the coding sequence GTGTCAAAGAATAGCCTTCTGCAGCAACCCTCCTCGGCCGTCGACCGCTCCGCCCTGCTCAGGCTGCGTGCCCGCCTGATCCAGGCGGCGCGGTGTTTTTTTCTCGAAGACGGCTTTCTGGAGGTGGAAACCCCCGTCCTCATCCCTGGACCTGCCCCGGAAACCCACATCGACGCCGTCCCGGCCGACGGGGGCTTCCTGCAGACCTCCCCTGAACTCTGCATGAAACGGCTGCTGGCCGATGGCTTCGACCGCATCTTCCAGATCTGCAAATGTTTCCGGAGGGGAGAGCGCGGCCGGCTCCACCTGCCGGAGTTTACCATGCTGGAGTGGTACCGGCTGGACGCCGACTACCGGCGGCTGATGACGGACTGCGAAGAGCTCGTCGGAGCGGTTGCCGAGGCCTTCGATTCCGGACCCGTCCTCCGCTACGAAGGGTGGTCGATCGACCTCACCCCGCCGTGGGAAAGACTGACCGTGGCGGAGGCCTTTACACGCCACTCGCCCGTGCCTCTCGAAGAAGCCCTCGCGGCGGACCGTTTTGACGAGATCCTCGTCTGTCACATCGAGCCCCGCCTCGGAGTAGCCCGTCCCGTTTTTCTCTGCGATTACCCTGCCGCGCTCGGCTCCCTGTCCCGGCTGAAGCCTGCGGACCCCCGATGGGCGGAGCGAGTCGAGCTCTACATCGGCGGGCTGGAGCTCGCCAACGGCTTCTCGGAGCTGACCGACGCCGGAGAACAGTGCCGGCGCTTCCGTGAAGAGGCCTCGGTCCGGCTTCGGGCGGGCAAAGATGCCTATCCCGCACCGGAGCGTTTCCTGCGTGATCTCGAAAAGCTGGCCGGCAGGGAAGCCGCCGGGATCGCCCTCGGCATCGACCGCCTCGTGATGCTCTTCACCGGTCGCATCTGCGTAGACGACATCGTCGCCTTCACCCCCGAGGATCTTTAG
- a CDS encoding DnaJ domain-containing protein, whose amino-acid sequence MNWVLSLSKGLLKALNTRYAAFFFTSNHVILDTLPVFSKRISRFVARRAPGNKPAQDLKNLILRSGEEWHDMVHNRTSRSYASFYMLERNQQGRIDPQSIMPDRNSKPRLSKDERTCLKILDLENEDLSSDSLMVKIRHAYKKMAKRYHPDVGGDAEKFKQLSRAHEQMLIWAENPQYTSRKALEDCWSYDGSTNRWSPPL is encoded by the coding sequence ATGAATTGGGTGCTTTCCTTGTCCAAGGGGCTCCTCAAAGCTTTGAACACCCGCTATGCGGCCTTTTTTTTCACCAGCAACCACGTCATCCTCGACACCCTCCCGGTCTTTTCGAAGCGCATCTCGCGTTTCGTCGCCCGTCGCGCCCCCGGGAACAAACCCGCCCAGGATCTCAAGAATCTGATCCTCCGCTCCGGCGAGGAGTGGCACGATATGGTCCACAACCGCACCTCCAGGAGCTATGCATCGTTCTATATGCTAGAGCGCAACCAGCAGGGGCGCATCGATCCCCAAAGCATCATGCCCGATCGCAACAGCAAGCCCCGGCTCTCGAAGGACGAGAGGACGTGCCTGAAGATCCTGGACCTGGAGAACGAGGATCTTTCTTCCGATTCCCTCATGGTCAAGATCAGGCACGCCTACAAGAAGATGGCCAAACGATACCACCCGGACGTCGGCGGCGACGCAGAGAAATTCAAACAGCTCAGCCGGGCCCACGAACAGATGCTCATCTGGGCCGAAAACCCCCAATACACATCGCGCAAGGCCCTCGAAGACTGCTGGTCCTACGACGGATCCACCAACCGCTGGTCACCCCCGCTGTAA
- a CDS encoding acyl-CoA dehydrogenase family protein — translation MTDSLYTEEHQIFRDAFRKFVAKEITPNVEQWEADRAVPRDLWLKMGEQGYLCPWLPEEYGGLGLGFEYSVIINEELIRGDGFGVGVPLHSDVATPYVHSYATPEMKERWLPGCATGEVITSIGLTEPNAGSDLAAIRTTARRDGDSYVLNGQKTFITNGFFADLVVVAAKTDPKAGHRGVSLILVDKDAPGFHRGRRLEKMGYHMQDTAELFFEDCRVPASHLLGVEGAGFKYMMEKLQRERLEVCIKCQVNAEEALKEALSYAKVREAFGRPIGNFQYTAFRLAEMATDVELGRVFLDHLIRQHIEGNDITQQVSMAKYWLGEMVNRVAYQSLQIHGGYGYMEEYRICRISRDVRSLSIFAGTSEIMKLIVSRNLGLTPQ, via the coding sequence ATGACCGATTCATTGTATACCGAAGAACATCAGATATTCCGCGACGCGTTCAGGAAGTTCGTCGCCAAGGAGATCACCCCCAACGTCGAACAGTGGGAGGCCGACCGGGCCGTGCCGAGGGACCTCTGGCTCAAGATGGGGGAGCAGGGCTATCTCTGCCCCTGGCTGCCCGAGGAATACGGCGGCCTGGGACTGGGCTTCGAGTACTCCGTGATCATCAATGAGGAACTGATCCGGGGAGACGGCTTTGGAGTGGGTGTGCCGCTCCACAGCGACGTGGCAACCCCCTACGTCCATTCGTACGCCACCCCGGAGATGAAGGAGCGGTGGCTGCCCGGCTGTGCGACCGGGGAGGTGATCACCTCCATCGGCCTGACGGAGCCGAACGCGGGCTCGGACCTGGCCGCGATCCGCACCACCGCCCGGCGCGATGGTGACAGCTACGTCCTGAACGGGCAGAAGACCTTCATCACCAATGGGTTTTTCGCGGATCTGGTCGTGGTGGCCGCCAAGACCGATCCCAAGGCGGGGCATCGCGGGGTCAGCCTGATTTTGGTCGACAAGGATGCGCCGGGGTTCCACCGCGGCCGAAGGCTCGAGAAGATGGGCTACCACATGCAGGATACGGCCGAGCTCTTCTTCGAGGACTGCCGCGTGCCGGCCTCCCACCTGCTGGGTGTCGAGGGCGCGGGCTTCAAGTACATGATGGAGAAGCTGCAGCGTGAGCGGCTCGAGGTCTGCATCAAGTGCCAGGTGAACGCCGAAGAGGCGCTGAAGGAGGCGCTCAGCTACGCCAAGGTGCGGGAGGCCTTCGGACGGCCGATCGGCAATTTCCAGTACACGGCCTTCAGACTGGCGGAAATGGCCACTGACGTGGAGTTGGGCCGCGTGTTTCTGGACCATCTCATCCGGCAGCACATCGAGGGAAACGACATCACCCAGCAGGTCTCCATGGCGAAATACTGGCTCGGCGAGATGGTCAACCGGGTGGCCTATCAGTCGCTCCAGATCCACGGGGGCTACGGCTACATGGAAGAGTACCGCATCTGCCGGATCTCCCGGGATGTCCGCTCGCTTTCGATTTTCGCCGGGACGAGCGAGATCATGAAGCTGATCGTGAGCCGCAATCTCGGGCTTACCCCCCAGTAG
- a CDS encoding nitroreductase family protein, which produces MGGRSGFFSGGLHGKDDQRGGSPELGAPPLSHQDRPLGGRRITKKGKTMIEAIVERRSIRSFTPDPVEDPAVDRILTLGTWAPSGLNNQPWKFMVVRDPALKGRLAEQTRYSRVILGAPVCIAVFLDNAQSYDRVKDIQAVGACIQNMLLAIHEMGLGAVWLGEILKNRAAVEAVLEVPETCELMAVIALGHPAEKKRPGSRKPLADCLLGRK; this is translated from the coding sequence ATGGGTGGCCGGTCCGGATTTTTCAGCGGCGGACTTCACGGGAAGGATGATCAGCGAGGCGGAAGCCCGGAACTGGGTGCGCCTCCACTTTCGCACCAAGACCGTCCGCTCGGCGGGCGGCGGATCACCAAAAAGGGAAAGACCATGATCGAAGCGATCGTCGAGCGACGCAGCATACGCAGCTTCACCCCTGATCCGGTCGAGGACCCAGCCGTCGACCGGATCCTGACCCTCGGGACCTGGGCACCTTCGGGCCTCAACAATCAGCCATGGAAATTCATGGTGGTGCGCGACCCGGCACTGAAAGGCCGGTTGGCCGAACAGACCAGATACAGCCGGGTGATCCTCGGGGCCCCCGTCTGCATTGCCGTCTTCCTCGACAACGCGCAAAGCTACGACCGGGTGAAGGACATCCAGGCCGTCGGCGCATGCATCCAAAACATGCTCCTCGCCATCCACGAAATGGGTCTCGGCGCAGTCTGGCTGGGGGAGATCCTGAAAAACCGCGCTGCCGTCGAGGCCGTCCTCGAAGTCCCTGAGACCTGCGAACTGATGGCGGTCATCGCGCTGGGCCATCCCGCCGAAAAGAAGAGGCCCGGCAGCCGGAAACCCCTCGCCGACTGCCTGCTTGGCCGTAAATAG